In the Thermovirga sp. genome, one interval contains:
- a CDS encoding ABC transporter ATP-binding protein, translated as MADLILRVQGFHSGYDGVPVIHGIDLEVARGELVAIVGANGAGKTTTMRTIAGLMHPYKGCVLFEGEDISRKRAHETNRMGISYVPEGRRLFPKLTIEENLELGAFTKTDRKEIDRSLEQVFDLFPKLFDRRTQIAETLSGGEQQMVAIARGLMSNPRLLLLDELSLGLMPSLVEKVMEAVVSINRSGVTILLVEQMVQEALEIADRGYVLQTGRIVQQGTARELLDSPEVRKAYMGM; from the coding sequence ATGGCTGATCTAATACTGAGAGTCCAGGGTTTTCATTCCGGGTACGACGGTGTTCCCGTCATACACGGGATAGACCTCGAGGTAGCCAGGGGCGAACTGGTGGCCATCGTCGGCGCCAACGGCGCTGGCAAAACGACCACCATGAGGACCATTGCTGGACTGATGCATCCCTACAAAGGTTGCGTGCTCTTCGAGGGCGAGGATATCTCCAGGAAGAGAGCCCACGAGACGAACCGCATGGGTATAAGCTACGTCCCGGAAGGAAGGCGACTCTTCCCCAAACTAACCATCGAGGAGAACCTGGAACTCGGCGCTTTCACCAAGACCGACCGAAAGGAGATAGATCGAAGCCTTGAACAGGTCTTCGACCTTTTCCCCAAACTCTTTGACCGGCGGACCCAGATCGCCGAGACCTTAAGCGGCGGCGAGCAGCAAATGGTGGCCATCGCCAGGGGGCTCATGTCAAACCCCCGCCTGCTCCTCCTGGATGAACTATCCCTGGGGCTCATGCCTTCCCTCGTGGAAAAGGTCATGGAGGCGGTGGTTTCCATCAACCGGTCTGGGGTGACCATCCTCCTGGTGGAGCAGATGGTCCAGGAGGCGTTGGAGATCGCCGACCGAGGCTACGTCCTTCAAACCGGAAGGATCGTCCAGCAGGGGACAGCCAGGGAACTCCTGGACTCCCCCGAGGTCCGCAAGGCTTACATGGGTATGTGA
- a CDS encoding branched-chain amino acid ABC transporter permease encodes MILAGKSKKKDLFWLGLLALFAVVPLTPWFTRSTFTQHVMIQVLLYASMAQAWNILGGYCGQVSFGHSVFFGIGAYGTAMAVVKFGLIPWPGILAGALIAAVVAVAISYPCFKLKGHYFAIATFAIVEIFNRLFMVWYWVGGALGLDYGFTQPGWKNFVWYQTKDCCFYGVLLLFILVFGIVRWIEKHRFGFYLRAVREGQDTAESLGVNSTRVKLSAMALSAFLAALCGAFFAQYNYRVDPPMVMSLDMSMKFVLITILGGLGTFYGPLLGAALLIPLQEYTRAYLGGIGGGVDLIIFGLLIIIVVVYQPKGIMGILDRAFARIKRSREGRE; translated from the coding sequence ATGATCCTCGCAGGAAAAAGTAAGAAAAAAGACCTATTCTGGCTTGGCCTGCTAGCCCTGTTCGCCGTGGTACCGCTGACTCCCTGGTTCACCCGCAGCACCTTCACACAACACGTGATGATCCAGGTGCTCCTTTACGCGAGCATGGCCCAGGCCTGGAATATCCTGGGCGGTTACTGCGGGCAGGTATCCTTCGGGCACTCCGTATTTTTCGGCATCGGCGCCTATGGAACAGCCATGGCCGTCGTGAAATTCGGTCTTATTCCATGGCCTGGCATCCTGGCGGGGGCGCTGATCGCTGCCGTCGTCGCCGTGGCGATCAGCTATCCCTGCTTCAAACTTAAAGGGCATTATTTCGCCATCGCTACCTTCGCCATAGTGGAAATATTCAACCGTCTGTTCATGGTCTGGTACTGGGTTGGCGGGGCTTTGGGACTCGATTATGGTTTCACCCAACCGGGTTGGAAGAATTTTGTCTGGTATCAGACTAAGGACTGTTGCTTCTACGGTGTCCTCCTCCTCTTCATCCTCGTCTTCGGCATCGTCCGGTGGATTGAGAAGCACCGCTTCGGTTTCTACCTGAGGGCCGTCAGAGAAGGACAGGACACGGCGGAATCGCTTGGGGTCAACAGTACCAGGGTCAAGTTATCGGCCATGGCGCTCTCGGCCTTCCTGGCCGCTCTCTGCGGAGCCTTCTTCGCCCAGTACAACTATCGCGTGGATCCTCCCATGGTTATGTCTCTTGACATGTCCATGAAGTTTGTTCTCATAACGATCCTCGGCGGCCTGGGCACATTCTACGGACCCCTCCTGGGGGCCGCCCTCCTCATCCCCCTGCAGGAATACACCCGCGCGTACCTTGGCGGGATTGGCGGAGGCGTGGACCTGATTATCTTCGGCCTCCTTATCATCATTGTGGTCGTCTACCAACCCAAGGGCATCATGGGCATTCTTGACCGGGCTTTCGCCAGGATAAAACGGTCCAGGGAAGGGAGGGAGTAG
- a CDS encoding ABC transporter ATP-binding protein — translation MALLEVRNLTMKFGSLVACDDVSFNVEKGSIVGLIGPNGAGKTTLFNCVSGFYKPTSGRMYFDGEEVTNLPAHEVARRGAVRTFQVVRPLKEMTVMDNVLVGAFLRGANADTAHEEARECLSLCRLEGMADHLAGGLPTGYKKRLEMARALATKPSLLMLDEAMAGLTTTEIRESIEIIKGLKKGGITLLVVEHIMEAVMSIADKVVVLDSGIKIAEGTPQQIVEDEKVITAYLGAKFAERMKQAGGVTRNG, via the coding sequence ATGGCCCTTCTTGAAGTGCGCAACCTTACAATGAAATTCGGCTCCTTGGTCGCATGCGACGATGTTTCCTTCAACGTTGAGAAGGGATCGATCGTCGGCCTGATAGGGCCCAACGGGGCGGGCAAGACGACCCTCTTCAACTGCGTATCGGGTTTTTACAAGCCCACTTCCGGCAGGATGTACTTCGATGGAGAGGAGGTCACTAACCTTCCGGCCCACGAAGTGGCCCGTCGCGGGGCTGTAAGAACCTTCCAGGTGGTACGCCCCCTGAAGGAGATGACCGTCATGGACAACGTCCTCGTGGGAGCCTTCCTGCGGGGAGCCAATGCCGATACGGCCCACGAGGAAGCCAGGGAATGCCTCAGCCTTTGCCGCCTTGAGGGAATGGCCGACCACCTAGCCGGGGGCCTGCCCACCGGGTACAAGAAAAGGCTTGAAATGGCCCGGGCCCTTGCCACGAAGCCGAGCCTGCTTATGCTCGATGAAGCGATGGCAGGACTGACGACGACGGAGATAAGGGAATCTATCGAAATAATAAAAGGCCTGAAAAAAGGGGGCATAACCCTTCTCGTGGTCGAGCACATCATGGAAGCCGTCATGTCCATCGCTGACAAGGTGGTCGTGCTTGACAGCGGGATAAAGATCGCCGAGGGCACCCCCCAACAGATAGTGGAGGACGAAAAAGTCATAACGGCCTATCTCGGGGCCAAGTTCGCCGAAAGGATGAAACAGGCGGGAGGGGTGACGAGGAATGGCTGA
- a CDS encoding branched-chain amino acid ABC transporter permease, with amino-acid sequence MATFLQVAFDGLLNGLLYALVAAGLSLIWGVMDVINFAHGEFLMVAMYLSYWLGFIWKIDPLVSSIAGGAFVFILGALTYKLVISRTIGKSAMSALLATFGLSMLLKNVCLNRFSPNFRILQHTLLGGKTFALAGIIIPVPQLVISLVAVALLFLVYLLVKKTRLGWAIQATAMDKEAAELMGINTEWIYLLVFGLGGACVGIAGGLLPSYLAVHPEVGALFSLIAFVCVAMGGFGSIPGALLASLLIGLVEAFAGFYIAPVFKYVAVFGLYLVVVMVRPRGLFGW; translated from the coding sequence ATGGCCACGTTTCTCCAAGTCGCCTTTGACGGGCTGCTAAACGGGCTGCTTTATGCACTCGTGGCGGCAGGCCTGAGCCTCATCTGGGGTGTTATGGATGTCATCAATTTCGCCCATGGCGAGTTTCTCATGGTTGCGATGTACCTCAGCTACTGGCTCGGCTTTATCTGGAAGATCGATCCCCTGGTCTCCTCCATAGCCGGAGGGGCCTTCGTCTTCATCCTGGGGGCCCTTACTTACAAGCTCGTCATCAGCAGGACCATAGGCAAGTCCGCCATGTCCGCCCTCCTGGCAACTTTCGGGCTTTCCATGCTGCTCAAGAACGTATGCCTCAACCGTTTCTCGCCCAACTTCAGGATATTGCAGCATACGCTGTTGGGAGGGAAAACTTTCGCCCTGGCGGGAATCATCATTCCGGTGCCCCAACTGGTTATTAGTCTTGTCGCCGTGGCGCTGTTGTTCCTCGTCTACCTGCTCGTGAAGAAAACCCGCCTGGGTTGGGCCATCCAGGCGACGGCAATGGACAAGGAGGCCGCGGAATTAATGGGGATCAACACCGAATGGATCTACCTGCTCGTCTTCGGACTTGGAGGAGCCTGCGTGGGGATAGCTGGCGGCCTTTTGCCCTCCTACCTCGCGGTCCATCCAGAAGTGGGGGCTCTTTTCAGCCTTATCGCCTTCGTCTGCGTCGCCATGGGGGGATTCGGCAGCATCCCGGGAGCCCTTCTGGCTTCGCTCCTGATTGGCCTCGTTGAAGCCTTCGCGGGTTTTTATATCGCCCCGGTCTTCAAATACGTCGCCGTGTTCGGTCTCTACCTGGTGGTCGTTATGGTCAGGCCCCGGGGGCTCTTCGGATGGTGA
- a CDS encoding plasmid pRiA4b ORF-3 family protein, with protein sequence MEGNAQIYIELEGIIPKIWRRIVVPSFITLDRLSDVIQIVMGWSGEHMHIFSIKGRQYMDLPEDNPEAREEGLFRLGSLVSSKGSPFTYTYDLGDNWTHLVKVEKMGMEDDDEWGNLFCVDGGGACPPDDSGGVPGFLEFRRSMADKKDPQHEFFLEWYGEEFDPDNFDPGEANITLLYYILWSRERLLPWTED encoded by the coding sequence ATGGAAGGCAATGCGCAGATTTACATTGAACTGGAAGGCATCATCCCGAAGATCTGGAGGAGAATCGTCGTCCCCTCCTTCATCACCCTCGACCGACTGAGCGATGTGATCCAGATTGTCATGGGCTGGTCGGGAGAGCACATGCACATATTTTCGATAAAAGGCAGGCAATACATGGACCTTCCGGAGGATAACCCAGAGGCGCGCGAGGAAGGGCTCTTCCGATTGGGATCCCTGGTTTCCTCGAAGGGTTCACCCTTCACCTACACCTATGATCTGGGCGACAACTGGACCCACCTGGTGAAGGTGGAAAAGATGGGCATGGAAGACGATGACGAGTGGGGGAACCTCTTCTGCGTCGATGGAGGGGGCGCTTGCCCACCCGATGACTCGGGCGGTGTGCCCGGTTTCCTGGAGTTCCGCCGGTCCATGGCCGACAAAAAAGATCCCCAGCATGAATTTTTCCTGGAGTGGTACGGGGAGGAGTTCGACCCCGACAATTTCGATCCGGGCGAGGCAAATATCACTCTGCTTTACTATATTCTTTGGTCCAGGGAACGCCTGCTGCCATGGACGGAGGATTGA
- a CDS encoding GNAT family N-acetyltransferase — protein sequence MKPRKILLENLSPEKQRAIAESLEDIRGSAKVRSIAIRPYRAGELGLVSWRHCILYREEYGFDDTFEYYLLAGMAQYLHELGGRGEVWVADCGGNVVGSIAIVETSPNLGQLRWFLLEPAFRGLGLGRTLMETALEYSRGRGHERVFLWTVSELHAAKHLYEAFGFHLTETKAHFIWGRDITEERWDLAPP from the coding sequence GTGAAGCCAAGGAAGATTTTGTTGGAAAACCTATCGCCGGAGAAACAAAGAGCGATAGCTGAATCCCTCGAAGACATCCGTGGAAGCGCGAAAGTGCGGAGTATTGCCATACGGCCCTACAGGGCGGGGGAGTTGGGCCTGGTATCCTGGAGGCATTGCATTCTCTACAGGGAAGAATACGGTTTTGACGATACCTTCGAGTATTACCTCCTGGCGGGGATGGCCCAGTATCTCCATGAACTTGGAGGGAGGGGAGAAGTATGGGTCGCCGATTGCGGCGGCAACGTGGTTGGTTCGATCGCCATCGTCGAGACCTCGCCCAATCTGGGACAGTTGAGATGGTTCCTGCTGGAACCGGCTTTCAGGGGCCTGGGCCTGGGCAGGACGCTCATGGAAACGGCGCTGGAATATTCCCGTGGCCGGGGCCATGAAAGGGTCTTCCTTTGGACGGTCAGCGAGCTGCATGCCGCCAAGCATCTCTACGAGGCCTTCGGTTTCCACCTGACCGAGACGAAGGCCCATTTCATATGGGGAAGGGATATCACCGAGGAGCGTTGGGACCTCGCGCCTCCTTAG